A genomic segment from Planctomycetaceae bacterium encodes:
- a CDS encoding DEAD/DEAH box helicase, translating to MTTDTGAFAALGLNGPRLQALEHMGWTTPTEIQIKLIPPALAGQDILGQAQTGTGKTAAFGLPILQNLQGGHGVRCLILAPTRELAAQVAGEMRLLGRFGEHKIATVYGGARMKTQVQDLKAGASIVVGTPGRVMDMMQRRLLSLEHVSFVVLDEVDRMLDIGFREDVRHILSHAATQRQTIFVSATIHEEINRLARQYMRHPVEVFCAPDKLTVDQIDQCYVSVAPEDKKRLLVHLLKVEKPSLALVFTRTKRDAAKVAHLLREEGVNAREIHGDLEQRDRDKVMKRFREGELHVLVATDLASRGIDVDDISHVINYELPDDPEVYVHRVGRTARMGAAGKAFTFVTPDKGRELTQIEILINRELPGRIIEGFTPSQPPAGAASGPAAMRAVALRRPNRRPVRRRR from the coding sequence ATGACGACAGACACCGGCGCATTTGCCGCCCTGGGGCTCAACGGGCCCAGGCTTCAGGCCTTGGAACACATGGGCTGGACCACACCGACGGAGATCCAGATCAAGCTCATCCCGCCGGCGCTGGCCGGGCAGGACATCCTCGGCCAGGCGCAGACCGGCACGGGCAAGACGGCGGCCTTCGGGCTGCCCATTCTGCAGAATCTCCAGGGCGGTCACGGCGTACGCTGTCTGATCCTGGCGCCGACGCGCGAGCTGGCGGCGCAGGTGGCGGGAGAAATGCGCCTGCTGGGGCGCTTCGGCGAGCACAAGATCGCCACCGTCTACGGCGGCGCTCGGATGAAGACTCAGGTGCAGGACCTCAAAGCCGGCGCGAGCATCGTCGTCGGAACGCCCGGGCGCGTGATGGACATGATGCAGCGGCGGCTGCTGAGCCTGGAGCACGTGTCGTTTGTGGTGCTGGACGAAGTGGACCGCATGCTGGACATCGGCTTTCGCGAGGATGTGCGGCACATTCTCTCGCACGCCGCCACGCAGCGCCAGACGATTTTCGTCTCGGCCACCATCCACGAGGAGATCAACCGCCTGGCGCGGCAGTACATGCGTCACCCGGTGGAGGTGTTCTGCGCGCCGGACAAGCTGACGGTCGACCAGATCGATCAATGCTACGTCAGTGTGGCGCCCGAGGACAAGAAACGCCTGCTGGTACACCTGCTGAAAGTCGAAAAGCCCAGCCTGGCGCTGGTGTTCACCCGCACCAAGCGCGACGCGGCCAAGGTGGCCCACCTGCTGCGAGAGGAAGGCGTCAATGCCCGCGAGATCCACGGCGATCTCGAGCAGCGCGACCGCGACAAGGTCATGAAACGATTCCGCGAGGGCGAGCTGCACGTGCTGGTCGCCACGGACCTGGCCAGCCGCGGCATCGACGTCGACGACATCTCACACGTGATCAACTACGAGTTGCCCGACGATCCGGAAGTCTACGTTCACCGCGTCGGCCGAACCGCCCGCATGGGCGCCGCGGGAAAAGCCTTCACGTTCGTCACCCCCGACAAGGGCCGCGAACTGACTCAGATCGAGATCCTCATCAACCGCGAACTGCCCGGCCGCATCATCGAAGGCTTCACGCCCTCGCAGCCCCCCGCCGGCGCTGCCTCAGGCCCGGCCGCCATGCGCGCCGTCGCCCTGCGCCGCCCCAACCGCCGTCCCGTTCGACGTCGCCGTTAG
- a CDS encoding type II secretion system protein, with protein sequence MRQSPAQSADRGFTMVELLVVIAIIAVLVGILVPSFMYVRQQSMVAGCLNRIRVISDGITNYRSDKMYLPGSYKDSTTKWYEVSPLASLYTSNALVCPGDATANVMCGAGAGGSIDADATVFRSSYAMNYWVDHNTPKAFSRNYGHPDEANTILFGESEWGCYRNGEDLGEVAQTATFPRDRHASTLNFLMFDLSARSVTSEPVSADCGAPGLEGDWGAHLCLYGSDGISWTDPLSK encoded by the coding sequence GTGCGACAATCTCCTGCCCAATCCGCTGACCGAGGCTTTACGATGGTCGAACTGCTTGTCGTCATCGCCATCATTGCCGTCCTGGTGGGCATCCTGGTGCCTTCATTCATGTATGTCCGCCAGCAGTCGATGGTGGCCGGATGCCTCAACCGCATCCGGGTGATCAGCGACGGGATCACGAATTACCGCAGCGACAAGATGTACCTGCCCGGTTCGTACAAGGATAGCACCACCAAGTGGTACGAGGTCTCGCCGCTGGCGTCGCTGTACACCTCCAACGCTCTGGTCTGTCCCGGCGACGCGACAGCCAACGTCATGTGCGGCGCCGGCGCCGGCGGATCGATCGACGCCGACGCGACAGTCTTTCGCTCCAGCTATGCCATGAACTACTGGGTGGACCACAACACGCCCAAAGCCTTCAGCCGCAACTACGGTCACCCCGACGAAGCCAACACGATTCTCTTCGGCGAAAGCGAGTGGGGCTGCTATCGCAACGGCGAAGACCTCGGCGAAGTCGCCCAGACGGCGACCTTCCCCCGCGACCGCCATGCCAGCACGCTGAACTTCCTGATGTTCGACCTGTCGGCCCGGTCGGTCACGAGCGAGCCCGTCTCGGCCGATTGCGGCGCCCCGGGTCTCGAAGGCGACTGGGGAGCCCACTTGTGCCTGTACGGTTCCGACGGGATCAGTTGGACCGACCCCTTGAGCAAGTGA
- a CDS encoding radical SAM protein gives MNIALINPPFLFPCRQEIALSHCLGLRSISASLKARSHRVQFIDALAGGIDHSEPFAGGVLVGQPIGQIVAQLRSDTDLVGVSVPFSQLAHVGHRLVAAAIERLPRARVILGGVYPSTQPDLALRAGAHAIVVGEGEGVMSAIAGGAALEQIAGVYTRPLAPPQRYVSAVAAEDLDLLPRVDDDIPHLEAYFEFSPRAARGRRVASIITSRGCPFDCEFCSVHPVCGRRWRAMSAERVVDDVDYLMSRHRVRELEIEDDNFTLDASRACEVLEGFIRLGQRHGPLAWRAPNGIRIDTIDAPLAGLIARSNCTSLSVALEHGDGEMLEIMNKRLDPGRAYEALRLLTTAGVRQIVVFVIVGYPGETAQRFERSLAYLRRIRKLSRRIIPCVNIAQPYPGTRLLERCLSEGIIVSSEFADFAASPRLLSTNATVPIETADFDAAEVFRRRRRICRAMPALSLPARIANRIRRACPQLWGKSRGRGTE, from the coding sequence ATGAATATCGCCCTGATCAATCCGCCGTTCCTGTTCCCCTGCCGCCAGGAGATCGCCCTGTCGCACTGCCTGGGGCTGCGCAGCATCAGCGCCTCGCTCAAGGCCCGCTCACATCGCGTGCAGTTCATCGACGCCCTCGCCGGCGGGATCGATCACAGCGAGCCCTTCGCCGGCGGCGTGCTGGTCGGTCAGCCGATCGGGCAGATCGTCGCCCAACTCCGCAGCGATACGGACCTGGTGGGCGTCTCGGTGCCCTTCAGCCAGTTGGCCCACGTGGGTCACCGCCTCGTCGCTGCCGCCATCGAGCGCCTGCCGCGAGCCCGCGTCATCCTGGGCGGGGTCTATCCCTCGACCCAGCCGGACCTGGCCCTGCGGGCGGGAGCCCACGCTATCGTCGTCGGCGAGGGTGAGGGCGTGATGTCCGCCATCGCCGGCGGGGCCGCCCTGGAGCAAATCGCCGGCGTCTACACCCGCCCCCTTGCGCCGCCTCAGCGGTACGTCTCGGCCGTAGCGGCAGAAGACCTGGACCTGCTTCCGCGCGTCGACGACGACATCCCGCACCTGGAGGCGTATTTCGAGTTCTCTCCGCGGGCGGCCCGCGGGCGGAGGGTCGCATCGATCATCACTTCTCGCGGCTGTCCGTTTGACTGCGAGTTCTGCAGCGTACATCCGGTGTGCGGGCGGCGATGGCGGGCGATGAGCGCCGAGCGGGTCGTGGACGACGTAGACTACCTCATGTCCAGGCACCGGGTCCGCGAGTTGGAGATCGAGGACGACAACTTCACCCTCGACGCCTCGCGCGCCTGCGAAGTCCTCGAAGGGTTCATCCGTCTGGGACAGCGCCACGGACCGCTGGCCTGGCGGGCGCCTAACGGAATCCGCATCGATACGATCGACGCGCCGCTGGCCGGGCTTATCGCACGCTCCAACTGCACGTCCCTGAGCGTCGCGCTGGAACACGGCGACGGCGAGATGCTGGAGATCATGAACAAGCGGCTCGACCCCGGCCGCGCGTACGAGGCCCTGCGACTGCTGACCACCGCGGGGGTGCGGCAGATCGTGGTCTTCGTCATCGTGGGCTATCCCGGCGAAACGGCCCAGCGGTTCGAGCGGTCGCTGGCATACCTGCGGCGGATCCGCAAGCTCAGCCGGCGGATCATCCCCTGCGTGAACATCGCCCAGCCGTATCCGGGCACGCGGTTGCTGGAGCGGTGCCTGTCGGAGGGGATCATCGTCTCGAGCGAGTTCGCCGATTTCGCCGCCAGCCCGCGGCTCTTGAGCACCAACGCCACGGTGCCCATCGAGACGGCGGATTTCGACGCGGCCGAGGTCTTTCGCCGCCGGCGGCGGATCTGCCGCGCCATGCCGGCGCTGTCCTTGCCGGCCCGGATCGCCAACCGCATCCGGCGCGCATGCCCTCAGTTATGGGGGAAAAGTCGCGGCCGAGGCACTGAATGA